DNA sequence from the Streptomyces sp. NBC_01497 genome:
TCGTCTGGGGCGTGATGCGGGTGAGCGACGCGGTCAACCCGGCGCCGGGTCTGATGGCCGGGCTGTGGGTGGTGCTGGTCGTCTACGCGGCGATGACCTTCGCCACCGTGTACGTGCTGCGCCGCCTGACCCGCGTGACACCCGTGCCCGTCGCACCGCAGGAGAGCGACGTCCTGGACTACCCCGTCGTCTGACCCGACACCGGGCCCCGTCCCTCGGGTCCCCGCAGCAGGAGGCGAACGTGATCGCAGACGTGATGCTGGCCGTGATGTGGGTGGGCCTCACCTGCTACGCCCTGTTCGGCGGGGCCGATTTCGGCGCCGGGTTCTGGGACCTCCTCGCCGGCCGGGGCCGCCGGGGCGGGCGGCGCCGCAAACTCATCGAGCACAGCATCGGCCCGGTGTGGGAGGCCAACCACGTCTGGCTGATCTTCGTTCTGGTGATGCTGTGGGCCTGCTTCTCGCCGGTGTTCGCGGCCGTCCTGTCCACCCTCTACATCCCGCTCACCCTGACGGCGCTCGGCATCATCGCCCGGGGCGCCGCCTTCGCCTTCCGCAAGGCCAGCACGGAGATGTGGCAGCAGCGCCTGTTCGGCGGCTGCTTCGCGCTGTCCTCCGTGATCACCCCGCTGTTCCTCGGCGCGGTCGCGGGCGGCGTGGCCTCGGGCCGGGTGCCCCCCGGTATCGCCGAGGGCGACACGGTGACGAGCTGGATCAACCCGACGTCGGCGCTCGGCGGCGTCATCGCCGTACTGACCTGCGCCCACCTCGCCGCGGTCTACCTGTGCGCGGACGCCGTGCGCGCAGGCGACGACGTGGAGGCGGCCGACTTCCGCCGCAGAGCGGTGGCCAGCGGACTCGCCTGCGGAATCGTCGCCCTGGCCGGTATCGCCGTGCTCGACCAGGACGCGCCCGTCCTCTTCCACGGCCTCACCCACCGTGCCCTGGCGCTCGTCGTCGTCGGCGCCGTGGCGGGCCTCGCGGACGTGGCGCTGCTGGTGCGTGGCCGGTACGTCCTGGCGCGGGGAGCGGCGGCGCTCGCGGTGGCGGCGATCCTGTGGGCCTGGGGCGTGGCGCAGTACCCGAACATGCTCGTTCCGTCGACCACCGTCTCCGACACCGCCTCGCACACGTCGGTGCTCATCGCGTCCCTGATCTCCGTCGGTGTGGGCCTCCTGGTCCTCACCCCGTCGCTGTGGCTGCTCTACGCGACGTTCCAGCGCACCCCGGAGCGCGGTGGCCCGGGCGGTGGGCGTCCCGGCGCCGGCGGTGAGCCGGGCCGCGCCGTCTGACGTCCCGGTACCGCTCGTCTCCTGGGACCGGACGCCGTCACCGCCCGTCGACCCGCACCGCAGGCCCACCCCGCACCGCAGGCCCCCCGCACCGCCACCGCCACCGCCACCGCCGTCGACCCGTACCGCCCGGGACGCGCGCGACGGGCCTGGTACCGCCGTCGGCGCGGCCGTACGAGGGCCCGCTACCGACGGGTCGCGCCGGTCGGGCAACCGAACCCCCTTCCCAACCGGTTGACCGTGTGTGAAGGACACTGGCTCGACAGGGACACGATGGCGAGGGCACGGTGGTGACGGGCACTACACCGGACTTCGAGGAGTTCGTCGCCGCGCGCGGACCGCAACTGCTGCGTGCGGCCTGGATGCTGACCGGCGACGCCCATCTCGCCGAGGATCTCCTGCAGACCGCGCTGGCGAAGATCTGGCCCCGGTGGCACCGCGTCGCCACGCAGAACCCCGAGGCGTACGCCCGCAAGGTGCTCGTGAACACCTTCTCGTCATGGTGGCAGCGCCGGTGGCGCAGCGAGGTGCCGCACGGGGAGGTCCCCGACTCCGTCACCGCCGACGTCTTCCCCGCGGTCGATCTGGAGCACTCCCTGGCCCACCTGGTCCATTCCCTGCCCGGGCGCCAACGCGCTGTCGTCTTCCTGCGGTTCTTCGAGGACCTGAGCGTCGAGGAGACTGCCGCGATACTCGGCTGCCGCCCCGGCACGGTCAAGAGCCAGACGTCCAAGGCCCTGAGCGTCCTGC
Encoded proteins:
- a CDS encoding cytochrome d ubiquinol oxidase subunit II — translated: MIADVMLAVMWVGLTCYALFGGADFGAGFWDLLAGRGRRGGRRRKLIEHSIGPVWEANHVWLIFVLVMLWACFSPVFAAVLSTLYIPLTLTALGIIARGAAFAFRKASTEMWQQRLFGGCFALSSVITPLFLGAVAGGVASGRVPPGIAEGDTVTSWINPTSALGGVIAVLTCAHLAAVYLCADAVRAGDDVEAADFRRRAVASGLACGIVALAGIAVLDQDAPVLFHGLTHRALALVVVGAVAGLADVALLVRGRYVLARGAAALAVAAILWAWGVAQYPNMLVPSTTVSDTASHTSVLIASLISVGVGLLVLTPSLWLLYATFQRTPERGGPGGGRPGAGGEPGRAV
- a CDS encoding SigE family RNA polymerase sigma factor, with the protein product MTGTTPDFEEFVAARGPQLLRAAWMLTGDAHLAEDLLQTALAKIWPRWHRVATQNPEAYARKVLVNTFSSWWQRRWRSEVPHGEVPDSVTADVFPAVDLEHSLAHLVHSLPGRQRAVVFLRFFEDLSVEETAAILGCRPGTVKSQTSKALSVLREQLVAVRNREEDAPCAGHR